One segment of Natranaeroarchaeum aerophilus DNA contains the following:
- a CDS encoding DUF7471 family protein, translated as MDPQLAPVLVGIIILAVVGTTALFLAGVVAYSRRRTPRYLLITVVLGLLVARSVVGLGTVLGVVPMTAHHLVEHGFDFLIAMLILYAVYRSGPSGDGETSRSG; from the coding sequence ATGGATCCACAGCTTGCGCCGGTGCTCGTCGGTATCATTATTCTCGCAGTGGTAGGAACGACAGCGCTCTTTCTCGCTGGCGTCGTCGCTTATTCGCGTCGGCGGACACCGAGATATTTGTTGATCACGGTAGTGCTCGGCCTGCTCGTCGCACGTTCGGTCGTCGGGCTGGGCACGGTCCTCGGCGTCGTCCCGATGACAGCACACCACCTCGTCGAACACGGCTTCGACTTCCTGATTGCGATGCTTATTCTCTACGCGGTCTATCGGAGCGGTCCGAGTGGGGACGGAGAGACGTCCAGGAGTGGCTGA
- a CDS encoding A24 family peptidase, translating into MLELGPVFAGTTDLLRLVAVPVFAWAAWRDIRTRRVPNVTWLPLAVLGLLLLVWDGWHAFGIGGYDWQLFLVTTAISLGIVVPLSYAFWWMGGFGGADAKALMTIGILFPAFPTYYVETSVYPAVQTDVGVFSFTILTNAVLVAVAFPVALTAYNAARGRFAPAMLVGRVRHWSDLSTAHGRVMEDQEGFTRSGLDLDALRMYLRWRGLTLADLRDDPDRYRDPETLPDEPNPPTDGAVTVEGEAVSDGGESAAAEQIAQGEESTDNEDAESTTYDDPWGAAAFLDSIEGSAYGTTSEKLRDGLDTLVERDWVWVSPGVPFIVPIFLGLLVALVYGDLLFRLLELLGLV; encoded by the coding sequence ATGCTCGAACTCGGTCCGGTCTTTGCCGGGACGACCGATCTCCTGCGGCTCGTCGCCGTTCCCGTGTTCGCGTGGGCCGCGTGGCGCGACATCCGGACGCGACGGGTCCCGAACGTCACATGGCTTCCGCTTGCCGTTCTGGGCCTGTTGTTGCTGGTCTGGGACGGCTGGCACGCGTTCGGAATCGGCGGCTACGACTGGCAGTTGTTCCTCGTCACGACAGCGATCAGCCTCGGTATCGTCGTCCCACTGTCCTACGCATTCTGGTGGATGGGCGGGTTCGGCGGCGCGGACGCAAAGGCACTGATGACGATTGGGATCCTGTTTCCGGCCTTTCCCACCTACTACGTCGAAACGAGCGTCTATCCGGCGGTCCAGACCGATGTAGGCGTCTTCTCGTTTACCATCCTCACCAACGCCGTGCTCGTCGCGGTCGCGTTCCCAGTTGCCCTGACCGCGTACAACGCCGCACGGGGTCGGTTTGCACCGGCGATGCTCGTCGGGCGAGTCCGCCACTGGTCGGATCTGTCGACCGCCCACGGCCGGGTGATGGAAGACCAGGAGGGGTTCACCCGGAGCGGGCTCGATCTCGACGCCTTACGGATGTATCTGCGCTGGCGCGGACTGACGCTCGCGGACCTGCGCGACGATCCAGACCGGTATCGGGATCCCGAGACGCTTCCGGACGAGCCGAACCCGCCGACCGACGGCGCAGTGACTGTGGAGGGAGAAGCCGTTTCTGATGGCGGCGAATCGGCAGCTGCCGAGCAGATTGCCCAGGGCGAGGAGTCCACCGATAATGAGGATGCCGAATCGACGACCTACGACGACCCGTGGGGTGCGGCCGCATTCCTCGACAGCATTGAGGGATCGGCGTACGGGACGACTTCCGAGAAGCTCCGGGACGGGCTGGACACGCTGGTCGAGCGCGATTGGGTGTGGGTCTCACCGGGCGTCCCGTTCATCGTCCCCATCTTCCTCGGACTTCTTGTCGCACTGGTGTACGGCGATCTGCTCTTCCGGTTGCTGGAACTGCTCGGGCTTGTGTAG
- a CDS encoding winged helix-turn-helix transcriptional regulator codes for MTQTRPAIRAHVHDDAGVHFNELVRDSEYAPGQIQYHIRRLIDAGEVVRGEFYGRTHYYPPSYDEWERGAVALFRRETARSIVIHLIEHEPAAPADVAGALGIARSTLEHHVGHLVEQDVVEKHYDEHNRVTLTLSNPGRTATMLSDVTPRVSDRFVDRFTRLVDDLLERATEDSIDSQEC; via the coding sequence ATGACTCAGACACGACCCGCGATTCGGGCGCACGTCCACGACGACGCCGGGGTCCATTTCAACGAACTCGTCCGCGATTCGGAGTACGCACCGGGACAGATCCAGTACCACATTCGGCGGCTGATCGACGCTGGCGAGGTGGTTCGCGGCGAGTTCTATGGCCGAACACACTACTATCCGCCGTCGTATGACGAGTGGGAGCGAGGAGCAGTTGCACTCTTTCGTCGCGAGACGGCCAGATCGATCGTCATCCACCTGATCGAACACGAACCTGCGGCCCCAGCCGATGTCGCCGGGGCGCTGGGTATCGCCCGCAGTACGCTCGAACATCACGTGGGACATCTCGTCGAGCAAGATGTCGTCGAGAAACACTATGACGAGCACAATCGGGTGACGCTGACACTGTCGAATCCTGGACGGACTGCGACGATGCTCTCGGACGTGACGCCCCGCGTCTCTGACCGGTTTGTCGATCGGTTTACCCGTCTCGTCGACGACCTACTGGAGCGCGCTACTGAAGATTCGATCGACTCCCAGGAGTGCTGA